In the genome of Cydia strobilella chromosome Z, ilCydStro3.1, whole genome shotgun sequence, one region contains:
- the LOC134754769 gene encoding protein PRRC2C-like isoform X4: protein MSALSTPGGGGTSAQSKPTSGKQKYQKLDINSLYCTNKNESSEPSSVKSQLSRKHGMQSLGKVPSARRPPANLPSLKTETGQDPNTNTVSTAATTAPAPATCTTQTMSVAPPSGAAAGAPGGWVPLPPPSAPYSRTEFPSLEAAAQPSHRSAEHAAPQPQLRPQTEGSWTCGGTAGVRPEGASPAPAAPAPSAAAQPPHYRAILPSFLDCTNSPLSPQLIKGSSGSGLGLGSLGALRDSRGGGGGGAPRPAPRPPATPRAVEVLTARPILREEQISSLDDISRDAGWAQHDDIDYDQKLDFSDGESSMPSASKGIHKINHNRAAVDMDRVGDSKIQEVGDEEQLWAERRQKQSNEIAQAVARARQRKAEEQRRQMSDSGAPPPTAKDSRDREPDTRDKERTDNRDRERADNRDRVDNRDKVNNEIRDTRDKERVDNRDRDRMDNRERFDNRDRDRDRMDTRDRGENRDNRGRMDNRERQDGEKERADNRDRDRNDNRERTDRDRFDRERERTDNRDRERGDRDRGDRDRGDRDRGDRERDRDRDFRDRDYGRQHDQNNPAFSKTFQQNIPPRFLKQQQNRQQDEQHKGWAFSGKQAPRRQEPPSYNAPRHAPHNGRRSYSRDYSDREDEFRRDSKEGSGQHWRSEMQDYEKVGRELDRSNSKESYKDYGDHKERRSESDRKSVERSTEQISKPSAADKLSEVFERKSIGITEAFSSDSSSNAPTTDVRNSPASNSQRESSERDFGNTSWAEASQEDHANFSSKSPTEKIVHSSENEQKPKDPVLKDEEPKRQSLPPSAGPPLQQTAAPTNMTPFAAQGQNKNHGIAVQNFSHNQPSQANSFTNQPTQPVTSLSHSQSFTDAQVSKTSNLSISKSLLEPLTNPHLQNPPTSDPMAMNVKPIFTPQKSEKELSESESICSKSSTDPAAPTVPKPNEAHSVESLHSGSESQKRNVDDKRHERFTEAFNKIPNKEPIERKSSGSGSEKKGRGGYGGGVGCGVYRGWGQRESRGRRSHRSSHSNNRASESDGSTDGAPNAERKERRRAPRSPRGMKKPDRIDDPNRPLLVDQPPPMDNMENREPFAPRGQPSRRGRGGFQGTTRPPAPAKRVTGYGPPNTKSPFSQANRAVKDMDEVKDNAPLDDKGKPGNKPRTGSSLGRGRDRRPKGTGPGPLSGEDENWETTSEHSEGGGSSGRRRSVGGRMSSQSLKGQGRNQASGNRQNNGGRNSQPGKKDALVDNKTVDITEAMTDLNITVVKKEDEVADDGFQEVRNKKNSKDTRGPTVKEETQNIAKQPRSHSNQGGGRNRSTTRNTNDKSNARGSAPVSGKTGPQYDRTRQANLAPRFVKQRQKQQMGLVTAFGPDTGAAPPPPAVNAWDKPISQTLRGNVEEPSEPIENKSGPPSQRSTPGDAPAENKPAPVGPAIAPSLATDNAGAGVLDGTTPPVETIIFENTNYKTAPPAEALKQKYQPSANTAKPQGEEMPTEVDARALTFNGDVRPPPRSIQELISDRPVTDGESTLGLPMSFDTTQKAEDSSDMKLDFAFDSDLGQLTEDKSAKSALGLPRGTHMSTSNTISPLAADLNLKIASVKKVWEMSAVAEGSEELQFAGFEEGNTETGAPPNVCKVKPTQQLQSPPPQHYNHMGYQGGYGGLSVPSPPAVLFNSSQQLLGSSQQMPQQGGLYGAFLDQSRGQFGGFPGTPYGAGSAAPYNYQPPPDMFQSLPNQYRMAAAAGGGAAFGQSGQLGNSPSTVLISSTSNSLMSASVKPSTQQIGAIGSKGGGVGGVGGVGGVNTYQQQYLGYSGPVGDASYSLQGLMPRPAPPASSYYSPYQPPAAPAPTYPLQFTQPAQSGAFSSQFLSNQLQVAAAVQQMQQQQQFRAPLQQQFAPPPAAAQPRPPPQQLKSPLHEHANGFAPLCEPASPTPQGKQPKPNVQKPPHSPPHHKYHAPPPHPPPAHTPHQHHPQHPQHPQHQQHQQHPQHPQHQQHPQHQQHQQHQQQMGGGNNGRCGGGMPRGGLAAPRYPAPIQRPHAPAMPLYRAPPAPARPHHAPPRHNLYYHHHQRSQYPLQQLPYIYGGGVMERPSEGGEPAAAPEEAEAPPVEAQPAEVKAE from the exons ATGTCTGCACTCTCGACGCCGGGCGGCGGAGGCACTTCGGCGCAGAGCAAGCCGACGTCCGGCAAGCAAAAGTATCAAAAGTTGGACATCAATAGCTTGTACTGTACCAACAAA AACGAGAGCTCTGAACCGTCATCTGTGAAATCTCAACTAAGCCGTAAACATGGAATGCAAAGTCTCGGAAAAGTACCCTCAGCCCGGCGTCCACCTGCCAACTTGCCTTCTTTGAAAACTGAAACTGGACAAGATCCCAATACTAA CACTGTCTCGACTGCTGCCACTACTGCCCCTGCACCAGCAACATGCACTACTCAGACTATG AGTGTCGCGCCGCCCAGCGGTGCGGCTGCGGGCGCCCCTGGCGGCTGGGTgccgctgccgccgccctcGGCGCCGTACTCGCGCACAGAGTTCCCCTCGCTCGAGGCTGCTGCTCAGCCCTCGCACCGCTCCGCAGAACACGCGGCACCGCAGCCGCAACTCAGACCACAAA CGGAAGGCAGCTGGACGTGCGGTGGCACCGCCGGCGTGAGGCCCGAGGGCGCgtcgcccgcgcccgccgccccTGCGCCCAGCGCGGCCGCACAGCCGCCCCACTACCGTGCCATTCTGCCCTCATTT TTGGATTGTACAAATTCTCCATTATCGCCGCAGCTGATAAAAGGTAGCAGCGGCAGCGGGCTAGGGTTGGGGTCTCTGGGCGCGCTCCGCGAcagccgcggcggcggcggcggcggcgcgccgcggcCCGCCCCTCGCCCGCCCGCCACGCCCCGCGCCGTCGAGGTGCTCACTGCGCGTCCCATCCTGCGCGAGGAGCAGATATCCTCGCTCGACGACATCTCGCGCGACGCCGGATGGGCGCAACATGATGACATTGATTATGA TCAAAAATTGGACTTTTCTGACGGAGAATCCTCGATGCCTTCCGCGAGTAAGGGGATTCACAAAATCAATCACAACAGAGCAGCTGTTGACATGGATCGGGTGGGAGATTCGAAAATACAGGAAGTGGGTGACGAGGAACAATTGTGGGCGGAGCGGCGACAGAAGCAAAGCAACGAGATCGCTCAGGCAGTAGCGCGGGCGCGTCAGCGCAAGGCCGAGGAGCAGCGGCGGCAGATGTCCGACTcgggcgcgccgccgccgaccgccAAGGACAGCAGGGACCGCGAGCCCGACACTAGGGACAAAGAAAGGACTGATAACCGAGACAGGGAGCGGGCCGACAACAGGGACCGCGTAGACAATAGGGATAAAGTTAATAACGAAATTCGCGACACCCGGGACAAGGAGCGTGTCGATAACCGCGACAGAGATCGCATGGATAACAGGGAACGGTTCGACAACAGGGACCGAGACCGCGATCGCATGGACACTCGCGATCGCGGAGAAAACCGAGACAACCGAGGTCGCATGGATAACAGAGAACGCCAAGATGGCGAGAAGGAGAGAGCGGACAACCGCGACAGAGACCGCAACGATAATAGAGAGCGCACAGATCGCGACCGGTTTGACCGGGAGCGAGAGCGCACAGACAACAGGGACCGCGAGCGCGGTGACCGCGACCGTGGCGACCGCGACCGCGGCGATCGCGACCGAGGGGACCGGGAAAGGGATCGCGACCGGGACTTCCGCGACAGGGACTACGGACGCCAACATGATCAAAACAATCCCGCGTTTTCCAAGACTTTCCAACAAAATATTCCGCCTCGATTCCTAAAACAACAGCAGAACAGACAGCAGGACGAGCAGCACAAGGGCTGGGCTTTCTCCGGCAAGCAGGCACCGCGCCGCCAGGAGCCACCGTCCTACAACGCTCCCCGCCATGCGCCGCACAATGGCCGCCGTTCCTATTCCAG GGATTACTCGGACCGCGAAGATGAGTTCAGAAGGGACAGCAAAGAAGGATCTGGGCAACACTGGCGATCCGAAATGCAGGATTATGAGAAAGTGGGCCGTGAATTGGACAGATCTAACTCCAAGGAGTCCTATAAAGACTATGGCGATCATAAAGAAAGGAGAAGCGAATCCGATCGGAAATCTGTGGAACGATCCACGGAACAAATCAGCAAGCCTTCCGCTGCTGACAAACTATCAGAAGTTTTTGAACGAAAGAGCATTGGAATAACGGAAGCTTtttcatctgactcgtcttccAACGCGCCTACGACTGATGTACGTAATTCGCCTGCGTCCAATTCTCAGCGCGAATCATCCGAGAGAGACTTTGGTAATACTTCCTGGGCCGAAGCCTCGCAAGAAGATCACGCTAACTTTTCATCAAAATCTCCCACTgagaaaattgtacattccagtGAGAATGAACAGAAGCCTAAAGATCCTGTTCTGAAAGACGAGGAACCCAAGCGTCAGTCTCTACCACCCAGCGCAGGACCTCCCCTACAACAGACAGCAGCTCCAACAAACATGACTCCATTCGCCGCTCAAGGTCAAAACAAGAATCATGGCATTGCGGTACAAAACTTCTCTCATAATCAACCATCTCAAGCTAATTCTTTTACAAACCAACCAACCCAACCTGTCACCTCTCTAAGTCATTCTCAGTCGTTTACGGACGCCCAAGTTTCTAAAACTTCGAATTTATCTATAAGTAAAAGTCTTCTGGAACCTCTAACCAACCCGCATTTACAAAATCCTCCTACATCTGATCCAATGGCGATGAACGTGAAGCCAATATTTACGCCGCAAAAGTCGGAGAAGGAACTCTCAGAATCTGAATCAATCTGTTCCAAGTCGAGTACGGATCCTGCAGCCCCCACGGTGCCCAAGCCTAACGAGGCACACTCCGTAGAATCTCTTCACAGTGGGTCGGAGTCTCAAAAGCGCAATGTTGATGACAAAAGACACGAAAGGTTTACTGAGGCGTTTAATAAAATTCCTAATAAAGAACCTATTGAAAGGAAATCTAGTGGCTCCGGTTCAGAAAAGAAAGGAAGAGGAGGGTATGGAGGTGGAGTCGGGTGCGGCGTCTACCGAGGCTGGGGACAGCGAGAGTCACGTGGGAGACGCTCGCACCGCAGCTCGCACTCCAACAACCGAGCCAGCGAGTCAGACGGCTCCACTGACGGCGCGCCCAACGCCGAGCGGAAGGAGcggcgccgcgcaccgcgcagccCGAGGGGCATGAAGAAACCTGACAGAATCGACGATCCTAATCGCCCTCTACTTGTTGACCAGCCTCCTCCCATGGATAATATGGAAAATCGTGAGCCCTTTGCGCCTCGAGGTCAGCCTTCTCGACGGGGGCGAGGCGGCTTCCAGGGTACCACGCGGCCACCGGCGCCCGCTAAAAGGGTTACTGGCTATGGGCCGCCAAATACCAAAAGTCCGTTTAGTCAGGCAAATCGCGCCGTTAAGGATATGGACGAAGTAAAAGACAATGCGCCGCTGGACGACAAGGGGAAACCTGGCAACAAGCCTCGCACCGGCTCGTCTCTCGGCAGAGGTCGAGACCGCCGCCCGAAGGGAACCGGGCCGGGCCCGCTTAGTGGTGAAGATGAAAATTGGGAAACGACGTCTGAACATTCCGAAGGAGGAGGATCCAGCGGCCGTCGAAGGTCCGTCGGCGGTCGAATGTCGAGCCAGTCCCTCAAAGGGCAAGGGCGCAACCAGGCATCCGGAAACCGCCAAAACAACGGTGGCCGCAACTCGCAGCCCGGCAAGAAAGATGCTCTAGTAGATAATAAAACTGTTGATATTACGGAGGCTATGACTGATCTTAACATAACTGTCGTTAAAAAAGAAGATGAGGTCGCGGACGACGGTTTCCAGGAGGTGCGTAATAAGAAAAATTCAAAGGACACTAGAGGACCTACTGTAAAAGAAGAAACTCAGAACATTGCCAAACAGCCTAGATCTCACTCAAACCAGGGCGGTGGCCGAAATAGATCGACTACTAGAAATACTAACGATAAGTCTAACGCAAGAGGTTCCGCCCCCGTGTCTGGTAAGACCGGGCCGCAGTACGATCGAACGCGACAGGCTAACCTGGCACCGCGTTTTGTGAAGCAGAGACAAAAGCAGCAAATGGGCTTGGTGACCGCATTTGGACCAGACACGGGTGCGGCACCTCCGCCGCCCGCAGTTAATGCTTGGGATAAACCTATTTCGCAAACTCTGCGGGGTAATGTTGAAGAACCCTCCGAGCCGATCGAAAACAAGTCTGGTCCACCAAGTCAGCGTAGCACGCCAGGCGACGCTCCCGCCGAGAACAAGCCGGCGCCAGTGGGGCCTGCTATCGCTCCGTCCCTCGCCACTGATAATGCTGGGGCTGGGGTTCTTGACGGGACCACGCCGCCTGTGGAAACTATTATATTCGAAAATACTAACTACAAGACTGCTCCACCCGCCGAGGCTCTCAAACAGAAGTATCAACCTAGTGCAAATACTGCCAAGCCGCAAGGCGAGGAAATGCCTACGGAAGTTGACGCCCGAGCGCTCACATTCAATGGGGACGTAAGACCGCCGCCGCGTTCTATTCAAGAATTAATATCAGATAGACCCGTGACTGACGGGGAGAGCACTCTGGGCTTGCCGATGTCGTTCGACACGACTCAGAAAGCCGAGGATTCGTCCGATATGAAATTAGATTTCGCTTTCGATTCGGATCTCGGTCAATTGACTGAGGATAAGTCGGCCAAATCTGCGCTAGGCTTGCCGCGTGGGACGCACATGAGCACTTCAAACACAATTTCGCCGTTGGCTGCGGATCTCAATTTAAAAATCGCCAGCGTCAAGAAAGTATGGGAGATGTCTGCGGTGGCCGAAGGGAGTGAAGAATTGCAGTTTGCAGGTTTCGAGGAGGGCAATACGGAAACGGGTGCTCCCCCGAACGTGTGCAAGGTTAAACCGACGCAACAGCTGCAGTCGCCGCCCCCGCAGCACTACAACCACATGGGATACCAAGGGGGATACGGCGGGCTGTCGGTGCCGTCGCCGCCCGCGGTGCTGTTCAATTCGTCGCAGCAACTCCTGGGTTCGTCGCAGCAGATGCCGCAGCAGGGCGGGCTGTACGGTGCCTTCCTCGACCAGAGCCGGGGCCAGTTCGGAGGCTTCCCCGGGACGCCGTACGGTGCCGGCTCCGCGGCACCTTACAACTATCAACCTCCGCCTGACATGTTCCAGAGCCTTCCTAATCAGTACCGCATG GCGGCAGcagcgggcggcggcgcggcgttcGGCCAGTCCGGCCAGCTCGGCAACAGCCCCAGCACGGTGCTCATCTCCAGCACTTCCAACTCGCTCATGTCTGCCTCCGTCAAGCCCTCTACGCAACAGATCGGCGCCATAG GTAGCAAAGGTGGCGGCGTCGGTGGCGTCGGTGGCGTGGGCGGAGTGAATACCTACCAGCAACAATACTTAGGCTACTCCGGTCCGGTCGGCGACGCGTCGTACTCCCTGCAGGGCCTCATGCCgcggcccgcgccgcccgcgagCTCGTACTACTCGCCGTACcagccgcccgccgcgccggcgcCCACCTACCCGCTGCAGTTCACGCAGCCCGCGCAGTCGGGGGCATTCAGCTCTCAGTTCTTGTCGAACCAACTGCAAGTCGCAGCAGCCGTCCAACAGATGCAG CAGCAGCAACAGTTCCGCGCACCGCTCCAGCAGCAGTTCGCGCCCCCGCCCGCGGCCGCGcagccgcgcccgccgccgcagCAGCTCAAGAGCCCGCTTCACGAGCACGCCAACGGCTTCGCGCCGCTCTGCGAGCCCGCCTCGCCCACGCCGCAGGGCAAGCAACCCAAGCCCAAC GTACAAAAGCCGCCGCACTCTCCGCCGCACCACAAGTAccacgcgccgccgccgcacccgcCGCCCGCGCACACCCCGCACCAGCACCACCCGCAGCACCCGCAGCATCCGCAGCACCAGCAGCACCAGCAACACCCGCAGCACCCGCAGCACCAACAGCACCCGCAGCACCAACAGCATCAGCAACATCAGCAGCAG ATGGGCGGCGGCAACAACGGGCGGTGCGGCGGCGGCATGCCGCGTGGCGGACTGGCGGCGCCGCGCTACCCCGCGCCCATCCAGCGCCCGCACGCGCCCGCCATGCCGCTGTaccgcgcgccgcccgcgcccgcacgCCCACACCACGCGCCGCCGCGCCACAATCTCtactaccaccaccaccagcgCAGTCAGTATCCACTGCAACAACTACCATACATAT ATGGCGGCGGTGTGATGGAGCGGCCCTCGGAGGGCGGCGAGCCGGCTGCAGCGCCCGAGGAGGCGGAGGCGCCGCCCGTGGAGGCGCAGCCCGCCGAGGTGAAGGCCGAGTGA